In Candidatus Manganitrophus morganii, the genomic window CGTCTTCATCGGTGTTTCGGTCGCCGGCGTCCTCCACGCCGCCGCGGTGAAGAAGATGGCGCGCGATCCGATCGTTTTCGCCCTGGCCAATCCGTCCCCCGAGATCATGCCGGAGGAGGCGGAGGGGATCGTCCGGATCATGGCGACGGGACGATCAGACTATCCCAACCAGATCAACAACGTCCTCGCCTTTCCCGGGATTTTCCGGGGCGCCTTGGATGTCCGCGCCTCCGAGATCAACGACGCGATGAATCTCGCCGCGGCGGAGGCGATCGCCTCCGTGATTCGAAAAGACGAGCTCTCCGAAGATTATATTGTTCCCGGCGTCTTTAACCGAAAGGTCGCAAAGGTGGTTGCGCAGGCGGTCTCGAAAGCGGCCACCGAAACCGGCGTCGCCCGCCGGGAAAAGAAGATCACGAACAATCAAGAATAAACCGAGATCGGTTCTCCGGATGTTGAGAATCGACCTGCCGTCCGTTGCGGAACCCAATCCAGCCCGTTAAAATCGACCCTTCCTTGACAAGATCGGCACCGTGCGATTTACTTGTTTACGGGTCTTCTTCCCTCTTTTTCCTCAATGCTTCAATAAAGCATATCCCGACCATCACGATAGGGGCGACCGGAAGTGCCGACCGATTTTCCCGTGCAATACGGAAAATACCTCCTCATCGATAAGATTGCCAAGGGGGGCATGGCCGAGGTCTTTCTCGCGAAGCAGACCGGATCGAAAGGATTCGAGCGGCTTCTTGCCATCAAGCGGATTCTTCCCCACTTTACCGAGAATGCCGAATTCGTCTCGATGTTCATCAATGAGGCGAAAGTGGCGGCCCAGCTCTCTCATCCGAATATCGTCCAGGTGTTTGATTTCGGACAGGTCGAGGAATCTTACTACATCGGAATGGAATACATCATGGGAAGGGATCTTCGGACGATCATGGAGCGGAGTCAAAAGAGTAGCCGGCCCCTTCCGATCGATCAGATTCTCTTCATCGTCAGCCGCGTTTGCAGCGGGTTGGAGCATGCGCACAAGAAGAAAGATCTGCACGGAAACGAGCTGAACCTGGTCCACCGGGACATCAGCCCGCAGAATATTCTGATCTCCTACGACGGCGAGATCAAGCTGGTCGACTTCGGCATCGCAAAAGCGGCCCTCCAAGAAAATGAGACCCGGACCGGAACGTTGAAAGGAAAATTCGCCTATATGTCTCCCGAGCAGGCCTGGGGAAAGAAAGTCGATCACCGCTCCGACCTTTTTTCTTTGGGAATTGTACTGTACGAGTGTGCCACCGGCAAGCGGCTCTTCAAGGGGGACAGCGAAATCAACACGCTTGACCGTGTTCGAGAGGCGAAATTCGATCCGCCGCGCCGGTTTAATGCCGATATCTCGGAGCAGATCGAGACGGTCATGTCGAAGTCGCTCGTCAAGGAGGCGGGGAATCGGTACCTTTCCGCGGCGCAGATGCAGAGGGAGTTGGAGCGGTGTTTGTCGAAGCCGCTCAGCGAGGTCCAAGCGGGGCTGGCCCAAAATCTCCACCAACTTTTTAACGAGGAGATCGAGAAAGACCGGGAGCGGATGAAAAAGGCCGCCTTGGCGACCTCGGAAAAATCGAAGATTCAAGGCGGGGCGCAAACTCCCCCTTCGGGTCCTTCAAAAGCGGCGTCCCCTTCCAAGCCGACACCGGAGGCGCCGAAGGCAGAGTTCAAATCAACGGCTCAGCCGACGATCCTCCAGAAGTTACAGGATCGGATCCATCACCGGGGGGATCTTCCTGTTTTGCGCGACACGGTGATTCAGACGCTGCGCGCGGCGGAAGACAAAGTTTCAGGCGCGGCCGATGTGGCCAGAAACATCCTCCAGGATCAGGGGTTCGCCGTGAAGGTCCTTAAAGTAGCCAACTCGGCTTACTTCAACGGCGGCTACGGGGAGGTTTACACCGTCTCAAGGGCCGTCGTGGTTCTCGGGCTCGATATGATCCGTTCGGTGAGTCTCGGTCTGTCGTTTGTGGAGTTATTCCAAAAGCAGCACCCCGGGATCGATTTAAAAAAGATCATTGCAGACGCTTTCATCGCGGCCACCCTCGCGAAAGAATTGGGTGAGCGCCTCCACTATCCGAAACAAGAAGAGCTCTTTCTCGCAACGCTTTTTTACAATCTCGGACCGATCTCGCTTGCTTATTATCTGCCGGAGTCGCATCTTGAGATTCAGCGCCTGGTGGAAAAATCGGGGCTCCCTTTGTGGAAAGCGGAGCAACAGGTTTTGGGGGCCTCGGTCAACCAGCTCGGCATCGCCATGGCGAAGGAGTGCAAGGTTCCTGATCATCTGGCGGAGCCGTTGGCCGCCTCCGACCAGATCCTTTTTTCCCCTGCGCACACCCCTCGGGAACAGCTCTGGGCCGTCTCGTACCTCGCAAACAGAATCGTCGGGAATCTCTTCACGGAGAAGGGGACGGAAGAAGAGATGGCCGGGTTGATGCAGCAGATGGAGGTCTGCCTGCAGATCCCGCCCGAGGAGGGATTGGGCTTGATCCAGAAGGCATACAAAAATATCAAGGAAGTTTCGGACAGTTTTGAAATTGAAGCGGAGAAATTCAGGCCTCCCACATCCGGTTCAAAAACGTCCTCCCCCCGGAGTGGTTTGCTGGAGCGTCTCGGAAAGATATTCCGGGTCTCGGAGGGAGCCGAGGAAGAGGTGCCGATCCCTCCGGTCCAGATCAAAGAATCGACGAATGAGACAGAAAAGATTGAAGCGCCGGAAAAAATCGAAGGGATCGACCGACCTTCGCTGCAGTTGAAGTTCCTGCGGGACATTTCCAATCACATCGCCGAGAACCAAGACATCAATGTCCTTTTCAGCGCGATCCTGGAAGGGATTCACATCGGAATCGGTTTTGACCGGGCCCTTCTCGTTCTCTGTAATCCTTCGAAAACACAAATTACGGGCCGCTACGGTCTTGGCGCCCTGTCTCAGGAACTGGCGGATCGGTTGAACCTTCCGAATGACCCCGCCGATAATTTTTTTGGAAAAGTTTACTTGGAGAAAAAGGCGGTATTTGTCCAGGATATTCATGTCGAGCCGGTCCGGCCGCTGATATCGGAGTCCTTTCTTTCTCTCTTCGAGTCCCAGTCCTTCGTGATCAGCCCGATTCACGCCAAGGGGAATGTCATCGGGTTCTTCTATGCGGACAAGGCTCTCTCCAAAGAGGCGATCAGCCAGGAAGATTATCAGCTCTTTCTGCACTTTGCTTTTCATGCAAATATCGCTCTGGAGCGGATGTTTCTGAGGTCGACCTCATGAGGTAGAAATGAGACTGTCGGGCGGGCGGCCGTCGCGGTGGAGCTGTTTACTCCGGGATTTTTTCCGCCGATTCCTTGCGAAACGCGCTCCGCCGCCGCTTCGGTGAAAAGAGGACCGAGAGGAAGAAGAAGAGCGTTGCCAGGAGAACGATCGTCGATCCGGAGGGGAGGTCGAACCAGTAAGAGAGAATCACCCCCGCCCAGGAAGAAGAGATGCCGATGAAGATGGAGATGATCATCATCGTTCTCATCTTGGTCGCCCACTGCTGGGCCGCGGCGGCCGGGATGACTAACAGTGCGAAGACCAAAATCGCCCCGACCGCTTGAAGCGAAATGACGATCGTCAGCGAAATCAGATTCAGCAGCAGAAAAAAGAGATTGCGGGCCGGAATGCCGCTCGCCTCGGCCATCTCCTGGTCGAACGAGATAAAGTGGAACTCCTTGAAGAAGAGGAAGATCGTCAGGAGGATGCCGAGGGAGAGAAGGAGAATCACCTTCAAATCCGACGGGGTGACCGAGAGGATGCTTCCGAAGAGGTAGCCGTAGACCTCCGGATTGTACGCCTTCATCAGGCCGATAAAGAGAATGGCCAGCGCCATCGTCAAGGTGTAGAAGATCCCGATCGAGACATCCGGCTTCATCTTTCCGGTCTGTTGCAGGTAGCCGGTGATCCAGACGGTGGAGAGGCCGAAGAGAACGGCCATCAAGAGAGGGTTCGCCCCGATCAGGAAGGCGAGCGCCACCCCCGCAAAAGCGGCATGCGCCGTCCCCGCCCCGATAAAGGAAAGCCCCTTCAAGACGACGAAGACCCCGATGACCGAGCAGACCAGCCCGATTAAGAAAGAGGCGAGCAGCGCCCGCTGCATGAAACCGTATGACAGCATTTCAAGCATATCAGTGATGATGGTGGTCGCTCATGATGACGTAGGGTCCCTTCTCCCGTTCGGCGAGGATGGTCTCTTTGCCGTATACGCTGGAGAGAATCTCCTGCTTTAAAATTTCGCGGGGAGGCCCCTTCCCGTAGAGCCGGGTTTTTAAGAGAATCAGAGAGTCGACGACAGGGCTGATGATGTTGATGTCGTGCGTCACGAAAACAATCGTCAGGCCGTAGTTCTGATGCAGGCTCCGAATCAGATCGATCAGATGATGCTGCGCGGTGGCGTCGATCCCGGTGGTCGGCTCGTCCAGCAAAAGGATCTGGGGACGTTGGGCCAGCGCCCGCGCGATGAGGACGCGCTGTTGCTGTCCGCCGGAGAGACTGCCGAAGGGGAGATCCTTCAACGGTTCGACGCCGACCGCTTGCAGCGAC contains:
- a CDS encoding metal ABC transporter ATP-binding protein; amino-acid sequence: MAHPVLKAVPTPQTAAKPIIHFVHATFAFANRVALEEITLDIMEGEFAGVIGPNGSGKTTFLKAVLGLVHPVSGSVQIFDCECHALRCEHRARIGYLPQKELIDPHYPITAWEVVMMGRYAAIGLFRRPSKADREIVFESLQAVGVEPLKDLPFGSLSGGQQQRVLIARALAQRPQILLLDEPTTGIDATAQHHLIDLIRSLHQNYGLTIVFVTHDINIISPVVDSLILLKTRLYGKGPPREILKQEILSSVYGKETILAEREKGPYVIMSDHHHH
- a CDS encoding HDOD domain-containing protein, producing the protein MPTDFPVQYGKYLLIDKIAKGGMAEVFLAKQTGSKGFERLLAIKRILPHFTENAEFVSMFINEAKVAAQLSHPNIVQVFDFGQVEESYYIGMEYIMGRDLRTIMERSQKSSRPLPIDQILFIVSRVCSGLEHAHKKKDLHGNELNLVHRDISPQNILISYDGEIKLVDFGIAKAALQENETRTGTLKGKFAYMSPEQAWGKKVDHRSDLFSLGIVLYECATGKRLFKGDSEINTLDRVREAKFDPPRRFNADISEQIETVMSKSLVKEAGNRYLSAAQMQRELERCLSKPLSEVQAGLAQNLHQLFNEEIEKDRERMKKAALATSEKSKIQGGAQTPPSGPSKAASPSKPTPEAPKAEFKSTAQPTILQKLQDRIHHRGDLPVLRDTVIQTLRAAEDKVSGAADVARNILQDQGFAVKVLKVANSAYFNGGYGEVYTVSRAVVVLGLDMIRSVSLGLSFVELFQKQHPGIDLKKIIADAFIAATLAKELGERLHYPKQEELFLATLFYNLGPISLAYYLPESHLEIQRLVEKSGLPLWKAEQQVLGASVNQLGIAMAKECKVPDHLAEPLAASDQILFSPAHTPREQLWAVSYLANRIVGNLFTEKGTEEEMAGLMQQMEVCLQIPPEEGLGLIQKAYKNIKEVSDSFEIEAEKFRPPTSGSKTSSPRSGLLERLGKIFRVSEGAEEEVPIPPVQIKESTNETEKIEAPEKIEGIDRPSLQLKFLRDISNHIAENQDINVLFSAILEGIHIGIGFDRALLVLCNPSKTQITGRYGLGALSQELADRLNLPNDPADNFFGKVYLEKKAVFVQDIHVEPVRPLISESFLSLFESQSFVISPIHAKGNVIGFFYADKALSKEAISQEDYQLFLHFAFHANIALERMFLRSTS
- a CDS encoding metal ABC transporter permease, giving the protein MLSYGFMQRALLASFLIGLVCSVIGVFVVLKGLSFIGAGTAHAAFAGVALAFLIGANPLLMAVLFGLSTVWITGYLQQTGKMKPDVSIGIFYTLTMALAILFIGLMKAYNPEVYGYLFGSILSVTPSDLKVILLLSLGILLTIFLFFKEFHFISFDQEMAEASGIPARNLFFLLLNLISLTIVISLQAVGAILVFALLVIPAAAAQQWATKMRTMMIISIFIGISSSWAGVILSYWFDLPSGSTIVLLATLFFFLSVLFSPKRRRSAFRKESAEKIPE